The Rubrobacter tropicus nucleotide sequence AGACCCTGCGCGAGATGGCGGCCATGGTGGGCGAGAAGGAGATGCCGGCCGTGGGCGACCTGCAGTGGGTGGGCCTCTCCCCCTGGCGCTCCCTGCTGGCCGACGCCTTCGGCTCTCCGGAGCGCTCGGACGAGTTGGAGAAGATAGAGAGCGTCGAGATCCTATACGCCCCCGGCGGCGAGTGCCGCGCCCTGCTCCTGCTTGGCTGGCTCGCCTCGACCCTCGGATGGAGCCCCGAGAACGCGACCCGCGACGGGAGCCACCGCCGGGTGGAGTTCTCCGGCCCGTCCGGGAAAGTCTCCGCAGAGCTCTCTCCCGATTCTCCCGACGCCAGGCTCAGGCGCGTCCGGCTCCGCTCGCCCGGCTACAGCTTCCAGGTCTCGCGCCACCGCGAACGCGCCGAAGTCCGCACCACCGTCCTGCGCGGCGAGGATCTTGCCGCGGAGCGGACCGTCCGCCTCGGCTCGTTCGACCTCGGCGTCCTGGTCGGGGAAGAGCTCCGCTACCGCGGTTGCGACGAGGCCTACGAAGCCGCCCTCCGCACGGCCGTCGAGGTACTGGACCTGTGAGCGTCAAGGTCTTTGATACCCCAGAAGACCTCGCCGCCGCCGCCGCCGGCGCCTTCGCGGAGAAGGCGGCCGAAGCGATAGCGCGGCGCGGGCGCTTCGCCGTCGCCCTCGCCGGCGGCTCGACCCCGAGGAGCACGTACGAGATCCTGGCCCGCGATTACGCGGGCGCCGTGGATTGGCCCCGCGTCCACGTCTTTTTCGGCGACGAGCGGACCGTGCCCCCTGACCACGAGGACTCCAACTACCGGACGGCCAGGGAGGCGCTCCTCGACCACGTCCCCGTGGGCTCCGTCCACCCCATGCGCGGAGAGCTGCCCCCGGAAGAAGCAGCCGCCCTCTACGTGCGGGACCTGCGAACTTTCTTCGAAGAAGAACTGCCGGCCTTCGACCTCATCATGCTCGGCATAGGGGGCGACGGCCACACGGCCAGCCTCTTCCCGGAGACCTCCGCGCTCGGAGTGACCGACCGCATGGTCGTCGCCAATCCCGTGCCCAAGCTCGACACCACCCGCATCACGCTGACGGCGCCGGTCCTGAACGCGGCGCGGGAGGTCTTATTCCTCGTCGCCGGGGAGGGCAAGGCAGAGGCCCTGAAGGAGATCCTGGAAGGCGACGCCGACCCGCGCGAGTACCCGGCGAAACTCGTCCAACCCCCCGGCGGACCAGGGTGGATGGCAGACCGCGCGGCGGCGAGCCGTATTAAAGAATCTTAAAAATCGTAACAAAAGGTTTACATCCGTGTAGGACCGGGTAGCCTTTCGGGGACGTGAAAGCGACCTCTCAGGAGGTACACAAGTGAAGAGCGAAGCTAGCTTCGCGCTGCCCGCGCGTGCCCTGGCGTTTCTGCTGGCGGCCGTGCTGATGGCGGTGACCCTGTTCGCGAGCGCGACGAGCGCCCAGGCCGCGAAGCCGGGTAGTGGTACGGGCTCCCTGCCTGTCAGCGGCACGCTGGCCGACGGCGGCACGTTCGAGGGTACGATCTCGAACCTGGATGCCTCGACCAACGGCGCGGGCGACCTGGTCGTCAGCGGTGTCCTCAACGGCACGGCCACCGACGCGGCCGGGGATGCCACCCGGATCACCGACCAGGCGTTCACGACCACCGCGGCCCTGCAGCCGGGCGGCGCGTGCGACATACTGTTCCTGGACATCGGGCCGATCTTCCTCGACCTGCTGGGTCTGCAGGTGGATCTCTCGCAAATCACGCTCGACATCAACGCCGTTCCGGGCGCCGGTAACCTGCTCGGCAACCTGCTCTGCGCGATCACCGGCCTGCTCGACAACCCGGGCAACCCGACAAACGCCATCGCCGGCCTGCTGGATAGGGTCTTCGCCCTTCTCGGCTAGGACGGCCTCGTAAGGCTCAAAGACAGAGGCGGGGGATTCTTTCCCCGCCTCTTTTCGTACGCCGCCATCCGGGAGGGGACCGTAACGAACCGGCATGGTGCCGGGTCATAAGGTGGCGGGCCGGTTGACGTGAAAGCAGCTGAAGAACGAAAAGTCGCAGCTCTGCCGGCCCGCCTTGCACATTTTACGCATATAACGTCTGGTGTGGATCACCCGTTTGGGCTAGATATGGGCAAAATTTGCTTCCTCGTGGGCACGGGGTGGTCTACGGGGGATCAGCGCCCCGCGAACCGCAAGTTCGACTATCGGGCTTCGGTCGCTAATCGGGACGGTGAGCCGATAGCCGAACGCGGAGAGGGTGTTCCTAGAAGAACCGTTTGAGCAGGCCGATGGCGCCCTGCTTCCACGGCACCCGGTGGGAGACGCCCGAGGCGTTCTCGAACTGCTTGAGGTTCGCCAGGTACCAGCGGAAGTTGCGGAGCAGGGCCTCCTTGTTGGAGAACTTGGGGGCGTAGCCGAGCTGCGCTTGCGCCTTCTCGATCGAGACGAAGGAGTCCTTGGAGGCGGTCTCGTAGACCCACTTGTAGAGGGGGGAAACGCCCAGCTTGTCGAGGACGCGGAGGCCGACGATGGCGGGGGCTGCGGGGAAGCCCCGGATCTTCTTTCCGTGTCCGGCCTCGTCGAGGACCGCCTGGTAGTCCTCCTTCATGGTGGTGAACTCGGCGGCACCGATGTTGAAGGTGTCGTCCACCTGCTCTTCCGGGAGGGTGAGGGTGAGGGCTATGGCGTCGCAGAGGTCCTCGACGTCAAGGAGCTGGTAGCGGTTGTTGCCCGAGCCGATCATCGGGAAGTCGTGCCCCGTGTGCGCCCAGTCGTAGAAGAGGGCGAAGACCCCGAGCCGCTCCGGTCCGACAAAGGACTTGGGGCGGATGATCGGGACCGTCAGGCCCCTGGCGCGGTACTCCAGGCAGACCATCTCGGCCTGGATCTTGGCCTGCCCGTAAGGACCCACGCCCTCCAGCTTGTCCGTCTCGTAGAGGGGATGGTGGTCCGGTATCCCGTAGACGGCCGTCGAGGAGACGTGGACGAAGCGCTTCACGCCGTGGCGTAAAGCGGCGTCCAGCATGTTGCGGGTGCCTTCGACGTCCGTCGTGTAGATGTCCTCTGCCGAGTAGAGGGGGAGGGCGGCGGCCGTGTGGACCACGAAGTCCGCGCCCTCGACGGCGCGGTCCACGAACGCCCTGTCCCTGATGTCGCCGGTTAGCTCCTCGACCTGGCCGCGTTCCGGGTAGTCGAAAGGTTCGAGGTCGAGGGAGGCCACCTCGTAGCCGCGGGAGAGCAAGTGTCTCGCGAGGTTGATACCGAGAAACCCGGCCCCGCCGGTGATAAGCACTTTCCCCTGTCGTTCCATAAGAATAGCTCCTTCGG carries:
- the pgl gene encoding 6-phosphogluconolactonase; protein product: MSVKVFDTPEDLAAAAAGAFAEKAAEAIARRGRFAVALAGGSTPRSTYEILARDYAGAVDWPRVHVFFGDERTVPPDHEDSNYRTAREALLDHVPVGSVHPMRGELPPEEAAALYVRDLRTFFEEELPAFDLIMLGIGGDGHTASLFPETSALGVTDRMVVANPVPKLDTTRITLTAPVLNAAREVLFLVAGEGKAEALKEILEGDADPREYPAKLVQPPGGPGWMADRAAASRIKES
- a CDS encoding NAD-dependent epimerase/dehydratase family protein → MERQGKVLITGGAGFLGINLARHLLSRGYEVASLDLEPFDYPERGQVEELTGDIRDRAFVDRAVEGADFVVHTAAALPLYSAEDIYTTDVEGTRNMLDAALRHGVKRFVHVSSTAVYGIPDHHPLYETDKLEGVGPYGQAKIQAEMVCLEYRARGLTVPIIRPKSFVGPERLGVFALFYDWAHTGHDFPMIGSGNNRYQLLDVEDLCDAIALTLTLPEEQVDDTFNIGAAEFTTMKEDYQAVLDEAGHGKKIRGFPAAPAIVGLRVLDKLGVSPLYKWVYETASKDSFVSIEKAQAQLGYAPKFSNKEALLRNFRWYLANLKQFENASGVSHRVPWKQGAIGLLKRFF
- a CDS encoding ABC transporter substrate-binding protein; this encodes MKSEASFALPARALAFLLAAVLMAVTLFASATSAQAAKPGSGTGSLPVSGTLADGGTFEGTISNLDASTNGAGDLVVSGVLNGTATDAAGDATRITDQAFTTTAALQPGGACDILFLDIGPIFLDLLGLQVDLSQITLDINAVPGAGNLLGNLLCAITGLLDNPGNPTNAIAGLLDRVFALLG
- a CDS encoding glucose-6-phosphate dehydrogenase assembly protein OpcA; this encodes MIGEARQSPGGGAMSVAEIEHELGKLRANDDGTLALRSSVLNLIVVTDEDSAPDVTRAVSNLAGRHPARAIVLISDPDGERNVDVRISAFCNVRGGGAQVCAEQITVHAEGPPANHLESLAGPLLLPDLPVFLWYPGAFSPLSPEFAAMADLADRVVVDSAAREDREETLREMAAMVGEKEMPAVGDLQWVGLSPWRSLLADAFGSPERSDELEKIESVEILYAPGGECRALLLLGWLASTLGWSPENATRDGSHRRVEFSGPSGKVSAELSPDSPDARLRRVRLRSPGYSFQVSRHRERAEVRTTVLRGEDLAAERTVRLGSFDLGVLVGEELRYRGCDEAYEAALRTAVEVLDL